GCAAACCCCTTGTTGCGCAGCTGGCAGCTATCGCACTGGCCGCACGGCTTGCCCTCGGGGCTTGGGTCATAGCAGCTGATCGTCATCGCATAATCCACGCCAAGGCGCAGCCCTTCACGGATGATTTCGGCCTTACTCATGCGAATAATCGGGGTGTGGATGCGGATATGCTGCTTGGCCTCGACGCCATACGCCGTCGCCAGGTTCGCCGTTTTTTCGAACGCCTCAATAAATTCTGGGCGGCAATCCGGGTAGCCGGAATAATCCAGCGCATTCACGCCGATGAAAATGTCATAGGCCTGCAGCACCTCCGCCCAGGCCAGCGCGAAGCTGAGGAAAATCGTGTTGCGGGCGGGCACATAGGTGATGGGCACCCCTTCGCCAATCTGCGCATCCGTGCGCGATTTGGGCACGGCAATCTCATCCGTCAGCGCCGACCCGCCAAATAGCCGCAAATCAATATCCGCCACTTTATGCTCATGCGCACCCAGCGCCTCCGCCACTTTCTTGGCCGAAAGCAGCTCCACCGCATGGCGCTGCCCATAGCGGAAGCTCAGGCAATAGACCTCAAACCCCTGCGCCCGCGCCATCGCCAGCGTCGTCGCCGAATCCAACCCGCCGCTTAATAGTAACACTGCTTTTTTCACGCAATCCCCAACATCTTATGTGTCTGGAGTGATAGGCGATAGCCATGGGTTTGTGCAAGCATCAGCGCGCGCTGGGTGTTGGCGCGGTTGCGCGCTTCATCCCCCACATCCATGGGCTGCACATAGACCGGGATCGCCCGGCCCGCCTGCCCCACCTGCCCGATATCGCTATATTCCGCCTCATCCGCCGAGATGATGAACTTCAGCGCATCCGCCCGCTCCAGCACTTCCGGGCGGATTGGGTAATAGCGCCCATCCGTCACCTTCGGCGAGCAGACGATGTTCACCGCCGCCGGCAGTGGCCGCCACAGCGTGCCATTTGTCTCGATCTGCACGCGCAAACCGCGCGCCAGCAGCGCCTCGCACAGCGGCCCAATCTCCTGCCGCAGCGGCTCCCCGCCGGTGATCACCACCAGATCGCGGATCCCCGCAGCGGTCGCCACCACCGTTTCCAGCAGCGTTGCGAGCGCCATTTCCTCGAAAATCTCAAATTCCGTATCGCAAAATCCACAGGCCAGGTTGCAGCCACCCAGCCGCACAAACACCGCTGGCTGGCCCACAAACGGCCCCTCACCCTGCAAGGTGGGGAATATCTCTACCACCTTCAGCGTGCTGCCGTCGCCCTTCTCGGGCCCGCGTTTGGGATTTTTGCCGAACATCTTGCCTGCCTTTATTTTGGCCGCTACAGTAACGCCCCTATGCCAAAACCGCAAGATGCCGAATCGATCGAAAAATACGAAGACGCCGGGCTTGAAACAAAGCTCGTCCACGGCGGCAGCCTGCGCTCGCAATATGGCGAGGTTTCGGAGGCCATTTTCCTCAATTCC
This portion of the Pseudomonadota bacterium genome encodes:
- a CDS encoding 7-carboxy-7-deazaguanine synthase QueE → MFGKNPKRGPEKGDGSTLKVVEIFPTLQGEGPFVGQPAVFVRLGGCNLACGFCDTEFEIFEEMALATLLETVVATAAGIRDLVVITGGEPLRQEIGPLCEALLARGLRVQIETNGTLWRPLPAAVNIVCSPKVTDGRYYPIRPEVLERADALKFIISADEAEYSDIGQVGQAGRAIPVYVQPMDVGDEARNRANTQRALMLAQTHGYRLSLQTHKMLGIA
- the queC gene encoding 7-cyano-7-deazaguanine synthase QueC produces the protein MKKAVLLLSGGLDSATTLAMARAQGFEVYCLSFRYGQRHAVELLSAKKVAEALGAHEHKVADIDLRLFGGSALTDEIAVPKSRTDAQIGEGVPITYVPARNTIFLSFALAWAEVLQAYDIFIGVNALDYSGYPDCRPEFIEAFEKTANLATAYGVEAKQHIRIHTPIIRMSKAEIIREGLRLGVDYAMTISCYDPSPEGKPCGQCDSCQLRNKGFAENGMVDPTLA